In Tachysurus vachellii isolate PV-2020 chromosome 3, HZAU_Pvac_v1, whole genome shotgun sequence, one genomic interval encodes:
- the acot20 gene encoding acyl-coenzyme A thioesterase 1, which yields MALYARVSKLFVLNVRSMFSAPPGSRLRILPSSSCFFDEAVQIKVSGLSPGKQVDLQATHQDDKGVVFKATATYTADERGEVDLNHHASSGGSYTGVEPMGLFWSLLPEAPHKKLLKRDASSPVLIHIKALSDGKVLTEETNTRSFMLDGMQRVPVKHGRLRGTLFIPPGEGPFPGIIDLYTLGGTVCEPRAALLANKGFVVFALAFYGYQDMPKTVDKIDLEYFEEGVRFLQTQPKVKKSGIGIISISKSGDLALSMASFLPNISATVCINTCSANVLFPLLYKDMIIPAFSGNHKSAKVTSSGILDIRDILNDPMKEEKTRATVIPIERASCSFLFIVSGDDRNWNSGFFAEQVCKRLKAHGKANYDLVTYPTAGHFMEVPYMPHHPSGLHAAVGQVVAFGGEPKAHAAAQVDAWKRIQNFLKSHL from the exons ATGGCCCTGTACGCGAGAGTCAGTAAACTTTTCGTGCTCAATGTTCGAAGCATGTTCAGCGCACCGCCCGGGTCACGGCTCCGCATATTGCCGAGCAGCAGCTGCTTCTTTGATGAAGCAGTTCAGATTAAAGTGAGCGGTTTGTCTCCTGGGAAACAGGTAGATCTTCAGGCCACACACCAGGACGACAAAGGGGTTGTGTTCAAGGCAACTGCGACCTACACTGCAGATGAACGTGGGGAAGTGGATCTGAACCATCACGCGTCCTCAGGCGGCTCCTACACCGGTGTGGAGCCCATGGGCTTGTTCTGGTCCTTGCTTCCAGAAGCTCCACACAAGAAGCTGCTGAAGAGGGACGCGTCCAGTCCTGTGCTTATACACATCAAGGCTCTCAGTGATGGCAAGGTCCTCACGGAGGAGACCAACACAAGGAGCTTCATGCTGGATGGGATGCAGAGAGTCCCAGTGAAACACGGCAGATTGCGTGGAACTCTCTTCATACCACCTG GTGAAGGTCCGTTCCCAGGGATTATAGACCTGTATACGTTAGGAGGCACCGTGTGTGAGCCGAGAGCAGCTCTCCTGGCAAACAAAGGATTCGTGGTGTTTGCTCTGGCTTTCTACGGCTACCAGGACATGCCCAAAACCGTGGATAAAATCGATCTGGAGTACTTTGAGGAAGGTGTAAGGTTTCTGCAGACGCAGCCTAAG GTGAAAAAATCTGGAATAGGAATCATCTCAATCTCAAAGAGTGGAGATCTGGCTTTGTCGATGGCCTCGTTCCTTCCCAACATATCAGCCACTGTCTGCATCAACACCTGCAGTGCTAATGTCCTCTTCCCGCTCCTTTATAAAGACATGATCATCCCAGCTTTCTCTGGCAACCATAAGAGCGCAAAAGTGACAAGCTCCGGCATCTTGGATATACGAGACATCCTGAATGACCCGATGAAGGAGGAAAAGACCCGCGCTACTGTCATCCCTATCGAGCGTGCCAGCTGCAGCTTCCTGTTCATCGTGTCAGGAGACGACAGGAACTGGAACAGCGGCTTTTTCGCCGAGCAGGTATGCAAAAGGCTCAAAGCGCATGGAAAAGCAAACTACGACCTGGTGACTTATCCTACAGCGGGACACTTTATGGAGGTGCCCTACATGCCGCATCACCCGTCCGGGCTCCATGCCGCCGTGGGCCAAGTGGTCGCATTTGGAGGAGAACCGAAAGCTCACGCAGCTGCACAGGTCGATGCATGGAAGAGAATTCAAAACTTTCTCAAATCCCACTTGTGA